Proteins encoded by one window of Streptobacillus felis:
- a CDS encoding undecaprenyl-diphosphate phosphatase, translating to MLIDIFKVFILSLIEAFTEFIPVSSTGHMILADKYINLSNNKEFVTAFQVIIQLGAILTVVVIFFKKLYPFMYKEEKRKNLIVLWTKIIVAVLPAVILGLLLDDYIEEHFFNATVVSVMLLIYGILLIFIERKNRKQNITNLNNISYTMALSIGLFQCLAMIPGTSRSAATIIGAMFLGLNRVAATEFSFFLAIPTMLGATALKLIKIGSLLSAYELLLIFIGLLLTFIMSLMIINSFLRYIKKHDFKVFGYYRIIIAILILLDIYVW from the coding sequence ATGTTAATAGATATTTTTAAAGTATTCATTTTGTCTTTAATTGAGGCATTTACAGAGTTTATACCTGTAAGTTCAACAGGGCATATGATACTTGCAGATAAATATATAAATTTGTCAAATAATAAGGAATTTGTTACGGCATTTCAAGTGATAATACAACTTGGAGCAATACTTACTGTTGTAGTAATATTTTTCAAAAAACTATATCCATTTATGTATAAAGAAGAAAAAAGGAAGAATCTTATTGTTTTATGGACTAAGATTATAGTGGCAGTTTTACCAGCTGTCATATTAGGTCTATTACTTGATGACTACATTGAAGAACACTTTTTTAATGCAACAGTAGTTTCAGTAATGCTTTTAATATACGGGATATTATTAATTTTTATAGAAAGAAAAAATAGAAAACAAAATATTACTAATCTTAATAATATTAGTTATACTATGGCTCTTTCTATAGGGCTATTTCAATGTTTAGCAATGATACCAGGAACATCTCGTTCAGCAGCCACTATAATAGGAGCTATGTTTTTAGGATTAAATAGAGTTGCAGCGACTGAATTTTCATTTTTCTTAGCCATACCTACTATGCTGGGTGCTACTGCATTGAAACTAATAAAAATAGGGTCTTTATTAAGTGCATATGAACTATTATTAATATTTATCGGTCTTTTATTAACATTTATTATGTCACTAATGATAATAAATAGCTTCCTAAGATATATTAAAAAACATGATTTCAAGGTATTTGGATATTATAGGATAATAATTGCAATATTAATACTTTTAGATATATATGTGTGGTAG